A single window of Flagellimonas maritima DNA harbors:
- the ffh gene encoding signal recognition particle protein, with protein MFDNLSDKLDKALHVLKGHGQITEINVAETLKEVRRALLDADVNFKIAKEFTNRVKEKALGQNVLTNLQPGQLMVKIVKDELTELMGGEAEEIDLTGNPSVILMSGLQGSGKTTFSGKLANYLNNKKSKKPLLVACDVYRPAAIDQLHVVGEQIGVEVFSDRENNDPVSIAKSGIAYAKTIGCNVVIIDTAGRLAVDEQMMNEIANIHKAITPQETLFVVDSMTGQDAVNTAKAFNDILNFDGVILTKLDGDTRGGAAISIKSVVDKPIKFIGTGEKMEAIDVFYPSRMADRILGMGDVVSLVERAQEQFDEEQARKIQKKIAKNKFGFDDFLSQIQQIKKMGNMKDLMGMIPGAGKAMKGLDIDDDAFKHIEAIIHSMTPDERSTPAKLNASRKKRIAMGSGRTVQEVNQLLKQFEQMSKMMKMMQGGGSKKMMQMMQNMR; from the coding sequence ATGTTCGATAATTTAAGCGATAAGCTGGACAAAGCACTCCACGTCCTAAAGGGGCATGGACAAATAACGGAGATCAATGTAGCGGAAACTCTTAAAGAAGTTCGAAGAGCCCTTTTGGATGCCGATGTCAACTTTAAGATAGCAAAGGAATTTACCAATCGTGTTAAAGAAAAAGCACTTGGTCAAAACGTACTTACAAATTTACAGCCTGGCCAACTTATGGTCAAAATTGTAAAAGATGAGTTGACCGAGTTAATGGGCGGAGAAGCAGAGGAAATTGATCTTACGGGGAACCCTTCCGTAATTCTAATGTCTGGCTTGCAAGGTTCCGGTAAAACCACCTTTTCAGGAAAATTGGCCAACTATCTAAATAATAAAAAAAGCAAAAAACCACTTTTGGTCGCTTGCGATGTCTATCGCCCTGCAGCAATTGATCAATTGCATGTAGTAGGCGAACAAATTGGTGTTGAGGTTTTCTCAGATAGAGAAAACAATGATCCCGTTTCAATTGCAAAGTCAGGTATTGCATATGCAAAGACAATAGGATGCAACGTAGTAATCATTGATACGGCAGGTCGTTTGGCAGTAGATGAACAAATGATGAACGAAATTGCCAACATTCATAAAGCTATAACTCCCCAAGAAACCTTGTTTGTAGTTGATTCCATGACAGGACAAGATGCCGTTAATACTGCTAAAGCCTTCAATGACATCTTAAATTTTGACGGCGTTATCTTGACGAAATTAGATGGTGATACTAGGGGCGGTGCTGCTATTTCCATAAAATCCGTAGTGGACAAACCTATCAAGTTCATTGGTACTGGAGAAAAGATGGAGGCTATAGATGTCTTCTATCCTTCAAGAATGGCGGATAGGATATTGGGAATGGGAGATGTTGTGTCTTTGGTCGAGCGTGCACAAGAACAATTTGATGAAGAACAAGCTCGAAAAATTCAAAAGAAAATTGCTAAAAATAAATTTGGATTCGATGACTTCTTGAGCCAGATACAGCAAATCAAGAAGATGGGCAATATGAAGGACTTAATGGGTATGATTCCTGGTGCAGGAAAAGCCATGAAAGGATTGGATATTGATGATGATGCTTTCAAACATATTGAAGCCATAATACATTCTATGACCCCTGATGAACGTTCTACACCAGCCAAGTTAAATGCAAGTAGGAAAAAACGAATTGCCATGGGCAGTGGGCGAACTGTACAAGAAGTGAACCAGTTATTAAAACAGTTTGAACAAATGAGCAAAATGATGAAAATGATGCAAGGTGGTGGTAGCAAGAAAATGATGCAGATGATGCAGAACATGCGTTAA
- a CDS encoding RNA polymerase sigma factor: MNNVCEDQVFSSIFRANSKTIFNYIYYKFGNEEKASDAVQEAFVKLWENCEKVLPEKAKSYLYTVANNLYLNVIKAEKVRLKYAKPTLEHSNESPEFLLEEKEYKAKLDKALNDLPENQRITFLLNRIDGKKYAEIAEMEGVSVKAIEKRMHLALKRLREQIDGI, from the coding sequence ATGAACAACGTCTGTGAGGATCAGGTCTTCAGCTCAATATTCAGGGCTAACTCCAAAACGATTTTCAACTATATTTATTATAAGTTCGGTAATGAGGAAAAGGCAAGTGACGCGGTTCAAGAAGCTTTTGTAAAGTTATGGGAAAACTGTGAAAAAGTCCTGCCAGAAAAAGCTAAATCCTACCTATACACTGTTGCGAACAATTTATATTTAAATGTAATCAAAGCAGAAAAAGTAAGATTAAAATATGCCAAGCCTACTCTAGAACATTCCAATGAATCTCCAGAATTCTTGCTAGAAGAAAAAGAATACAAAGCAAAATTGGACAAAGCATTGAACGATTTACCGGAAAACCAGAGAATAACGTTTCTGCTAAATAGAATTGATGGTAAAAAATATGCTGAAATTGCCGAAATGGAAGGGGTGAGCGTTAAAGCTATCGAAAAGAGAATGCATCTGGCATTAAAGCGTTTGAGAGAACAAATTGATGGGATTTAA
- a CDS encoding FecR family protein, whose amino-acid sequence MQENYLAKWLSGDLSEEDLAEFKKSDSYASYQRLKQVSDTLQAPDYNTDTVLEQLKKERIENTPKIVALNPYRNFLRVAAAIAILLVGSYFYFNSFNTSITTEVAERGEVLLPDNSEIFLNADSKISYSKKDWNQKRNVSLEGEAFFKVAKGKKFTVSTDQGTIAVLGTQFNVENRDGFFEVTCYEGLVRVIHNNKENMLPAGNTFLVINHKIVDAGQPNSTKPSWMNNESSFEATPLSFVFAELERQYKIDISLKNVDEKLLFTGSFSNTDLNTALKSISTPSRIKYKIEGDNVLFYAENMP is encoded by the coding sequence ATGCAAGAAAATTATCTAGCCAAATGGCTAAGTGGAGACCTTTCTGAGGAAGACCTTGCGGAATTCAAAAAATCCGACTCGTATGCTTCCTATCAGAGACTTAAACAAGTTTCCGATACATTGCAAGCACCAGATTACAATACGGATACAGTTTTAGAGCAATTGAAAAAAGAGCGTATTGAGAACACACCAAAGATTGTGGCACTTAATCCGTACAGAAATTTTTTGCGTGTGGCAGCAGCAATCGCAATACTACTTGTAGGTTCTTACTTTTATTTCAATTCGTTCAACACATCTATTACTACAGAAGTTGCGGAACGTGGCGAAGTGCTTTTGCCGGATAATTCCGAAATTTTCCTAAATGCCGATTCCAAGATTTCGTATAGTAAAAAAGATTGGAACCAAAAAAGAAATGTCAGCTTGGAAGGAGAGGCATTTTTCAAGGTTGCTAAAGGAAAAAAATTCACTGTTTCCACTGATCAAGGAACCATAGCTGTTCTGGGCACCCAATTCAACGTGGAAAATAGAGATGGTTTTTTTGAGGTCACTTGTTATGAAGGTTTAGTGCGTGTTATTCATAATAATAAAGAAAACATGTTACCTGCAGGCAATACTTTTTTGGTCATCAACCATAAAATTGTGGACGCAGGCCAACCAAATTCAACGAAACCATCGTGGATGAACAATGAAAGTAGTTTTGAAGCCACTCCGTTGAGTTTCGTTTTCGCAGAGCTCGAAAGGCAGTATAAAATTGATATTTCTTTAAAAAATGTTGATGAAAAGTTACTATTCACCGGATCTTTCAGCAACACGGACTTAAATACCGCGTTAAAAAGTATTAGTACCCCATCTCGGATTAAATACAAAATTGAGGGTGATAATGTACTTTTTTATGCAGAAAATATGCCTTAG
- a CDS encoding TonB-dependent receptor, translated as MQKICLRRYSYLLLWFFFFLYFPKSIAQDVQDRPMALVSYIKNLEDRFNVKFSYINEDLDNFTISIPKNLIALDDILNYIEKKLQVDIEKLDERYYSFIKIPNVAVCGTVLDNFAENTVPGATVEVVGTAIATDTDAKGFFTLENVPRNKSLKFRYLGYTTQYVTVDEILKNQGCAKILMAQHYEKLKEVIVYQFLTTGLIKEKDASITLNTADFGILPGLIEPDILQTVQALPGIKSIDETVSDINVRGGTNDQNLILWNGIKMYQSGHFFGLISAFNPYLTDKITVIKNGTPSEYGDGVSSVIQMETNNSLVNNFSGGAGFNFISGDVFGQIPLTEKIGFQFSARRSSTDFLKTPTYGNFFDRAFQDSEVTNQNNISVDEEITRDENFFFYDFSGKFLYDIDKKHKLRLSFITIANKLEYSETNLDELETTRSILEQINLSIGGQLLTKWTDRFSSNLNVYYSRYNLDSQNRFGNQIQLLFQNNRVLETAIKLNTNYTINDNVVWNNGYQYIETGIINTTNLTQPPFNSDVKGVIRIHAPFTEIGYSTIDNKFIGKTGFRLNYIENLGTFSKIIVEPRLNLNFGLANHLRAEILGEFKSQTTNQIVDLEQNFLGIEKRRWILSDDNMLPITKSKQGSIGLNYEKNSIYLGLEGFYKRVDGISTSTQGFQNQNQFNGEIGSYDVRGMEFLINKKGINYSTWLSYTYNKNDYDFDSLQPNNFPNNLDITHTISLAGTYTHKDLKIGLGLNYRTGRPFTEPQDGDSALNTSVFPARINFKSPNSSRLPEYLRVDASAIYMFKLNRGIKASAGVSLLNLTNRNNSLNRYYRVTDDNQIETVDNTSLGFTPNVSLRVSY; from the coding sequence ATGCAGAAAATATGCCTTAGAAGGTATTCCTACCTTTTATTATGGTTCTTCTTTTTCTTGTATTTCCCAAAATCAATAGCTCAGGATGTACAGGACAGGCCAATGGCTTTGGTCTCTTACATAAAGAATCTGGAGGATCGGTTCAATGTCAAGTTTTCATACATCAATGAAGATTTGGATAACTTTACTATCTCCATACCCAAAAATCTTATAGCGTTAGATGATATCCTAAACTATATTGAGAAGAAACTGCAAGTAGATATTGAAAAGCTGGATGAACGGTATTACAGCTTTATCAAAATACCAAATGTTGCGGTCTGCGGAACAGTTTTGGACAACTTTGCCGAAAATACAGTTCCGGGGGCTACAGTTGAAGTGGTTGGAACAGCAATAGCTACAGATACAGATGCAAAAGGTTTTTTTACATTAGAGAACGTTCCCCGAAATAAATCATTAAAATTTAGATACCTAGGTTACACGACCCAATATGTAACTGTTGATGAAATATTAAAAAATCAAGGTTGTGCAAAAATATTGATGGCTCAGCATTATGAAAAGTTGAAAGAAGTAATTGTATATCAATTTTTGACAACTGGCCTTATTAAAGAGAAGGATGCAAGTATAACCTTAAATACTGCTGATTTCGGGATTTTGCCGGGTTTAATTGAACCCGATATATTACAGACGGTTCAGGCTTTACCTGGCATTAAAAGTATTGACGAAACCGTATCGGACATAAATGTTCGTGGAGGCACTAACGATCAGAATCTTATCCTTTGGAACGGAATTAAAATGTATCAATCAGGTCATTTTTTTGGTCTTATTTCTGCTTTCAATCCCTATCTCACCGATAAAATCACCGTTATAAAAAACGGAACCCCTTCGGAATATGGTGATGGCGTAAGTAGTGTAATACAAATGGAGACCAATAACAGTCTTGTTAATAATTTCTCTGGTGGTGCGGGTTTTAACTTTATCAGTGGTGATGTCTTTGGTCAGATTCCATTGACAGAAAAAATTGGCTTTCAATTTTCCGCAAGACGCTCTTCCACAGACTTTCTGAAAACACCCACTTATGGTAATTTCTTTGATAGGGCCTTTCAGGATAGTGAAGTCACCAATCAAAATAATATTTCTGTAGATGAGGAAATAACAAGGGACGAAAATTTCTTCTTTTATGATTTCTCTGGAAAATTTTTATATGACATCGATAAAAAACATAAACTAAGATTGAGTTTTATAACGATTGCGAATAAACTTGAATATTCCGAAACCAATCTGGATGAGCTTGAAACGACTAGAAGTATTCTTGAACAAATAAATTTATCAATAGGTGGCCAGTTGCTCACCAAGTGGACGGATAGATTTTCGTCTAATTTAAACGTGTATTACAGTCGATACAATCTGGATTCCCAAAATCGTTTTGGCAATCAAATCCAATTATTGTTTCAAAATAATCGCGTACTCGAGACAGCTATAAAATTGAATACAAATTACACAATCAACGATAACGTAGTTTGGAACAATGGATACCAATATATTGAAACGGGTATCATAAATACAACCAATCTTACACAGCCGCCATTTAACAGTGATGTAAAGGGTGTAATTCGAATTCACGCTCCTTTTACCGAAATAGGCTATAGCACTATTGATAATAAATTTATAGGCAAGACGGGATTTCGCCTTAATTATATAGAAAACCTTGGAACATTTTCAAAAATTATAGTTGAACCCCGTTTGAATTTGAATTTTGGATTGGCAAATCATCTTAGAGCTGAAATACTGGGGGAATTTAAAAGTCAGACTACCAACCAAATTGTCGACCTTGAGCAAAATTTTTTGGGAATAGAAAAACGCAGATGGATTCTATCTGATGATAACATGTTGCCAATAACCAAAAGCAAACAAGGCTCAATAGGATTAAACTACGAAAAAAACAGTATTTATTTGGGATTGGAAGGTTTTTATAAAAGAGTGGACGGGATTAGTACGAGCACACAGGGGTTTCAAAACCAAAATCAATTTAATGGAGAAATTGGCAGTTATGATGTTAGGGGCATGGAATTTTTGATAAATAAAAAGGGTATCAACTACAGCACTTGGTTAAGCTATACCTATAACAAAAACGATTACGATTTTGATTCCCTTCAACCGAACAACTTTCCAAATAATTTGGATATAACACACACCATTTCTCTTGCTGGTACATACACCCACAAAGATTTAAAAATAGGCCTGGGGCTTAACTACCGCACTGGAAGGCCTTTTACCGAACCGCAAGACGGCGATTCTGCTTTAAACACTTCCGTTTTTCCTGCAAGAATCAATTTTAAATCTCCAAATAGTAGTAGGCTGCCCGAATATCTTAGAGTGGATGCTTCTGCAATATATATGTTTAAGTTAAATAGAGGAATCAAAGCAAGTGCAGGGGTTTCTCTTTTAAATCTAACAAATCGAAATAACTCACTAAATCGATACTATAGAGTTACAGATGACAATCAAATTGAAACCGTTGACAATACCTCATTGGGATTTACCCCAAACGTAAGCTTAAGAGTTAGTTACTAG
- a CDS encoding Brp/Blh family beta-carotene 15,15'-dioxygenase yields MRNILLLVTIFALWFSVFSNEQIEGTIAYVLIFSFGILHGSNDILLIQVASRELFGNHHKIKVLALYIMTILTILLLFSFLPKLALLSFVLISGFHFGEQHWGKNLIGKDHWDKLFFTLYGLFILFMIFYIKSEQASDIINDVSGFSIKKETFLIILSIVGALLAIQWILYVYMKRLKANVFEELFFLVVFFVVFSTATLLWGFSIYFIVWHSVPSLIDQMNFLYGRANQKTFFKYLKSSWWYWLISIISLIGFYFLLRDDNEFFTSILIYFLAAITFPHVIVMSKLESS; encoded by the coding sequence TTGAGAAATATTTTGCTTTTGGTTACCATATTTGCATTATGGTTTTCTGTGTTCTCAAATGAACAAATTGAAGGAACCATTGCCTATGTTCTTATATTTTCTTTTGGAATTCTCCATGGCTCTAACGATATACTCTTAATACAGGTTGCTAGTAGGGAATTATTTGGTAATCACCATAAAATCAAAGTACTTGCCTTATATATAATGACAATTTTGACCATATTGCTACTATTTTCCTTTCTTCCAAAGTTGGCATTGCTCTCTTTTGTTTTAATCAGTGGTTTTCATTTTGGAGAGCAACACTGGGGAAAGAATTTGATAGGAAAAGACCATTGGGACAAGCTTTTTTTTACTTTATATGGGTTGTTTATTCTGTTTATGATTTTTTATATAAAAAGTGAACAAGCGTCAGATATTATAAATGATGTTTCAGGTTTTTCAATAAAAAAGGAAACTTTTCTTATCATTTTAAGTATAGTTGGAGCGTTACTGGCAATACAATGGATTCTTTATGTTTATATGAAGAGATTAAAAGCCAATGTTTTTGAGGAATTGTTCTTTTTAGTTGTATTTTTTGTTGTTTTCAGCACAGCTACTTTGCTTTGGGGATTTAGTATTTATTTTATAGTATGGCACAGTGTACCTTCATTGATAGACCAAATGAATTTTCTGTACGGTAGGGCTAACCAAAAGACCTTTTTTAAATATTTGAAGTCATCATGGTGGTATTGGTTGATTTCTATTATAAGTCTTATTGGATTTTATTTTTTGCTAAGAGACGATAACGAGTTCTTTACATCAATATTAATATATTTTTTGGCAGCTATTACTTTTCCGCATGTAATTGTAATGTCAAAGTTGGAAAGCAGCTAG
- a CDS encoding bacteriorhodopsin-like, which translates to MENLFTSLPMVARMATDDYVGFTFFVGCMAMMAASAFFFLSMNSFDRKWRTSILVSGLITFIAAVHYWYMRDYWSGFAESPTFFRYVDWILTVPLMCVEFFLILRVAGAKTSLMWRLIVLSVIMLVTGYVGEAVDRDNAWLWGLISGIAYFVIVYDIWLGKAKKLAIEAGGSVLTAHKTLCWFVLVGWAIYPVGYMAGTPGWYDGIFGGLDLNVVYNIGDAINKIGFGLVIYGLAVSQSEKTLEV; encoded by the coding sequence ATGGAAAATTTATTTACATCATTACCTATGGTAGCAAGGATGGCTACCGATGACTATGTAGGCTTTACCTTCTTTGTAGGTTGTATGGCCATGATGGCGGCTTCCGCATTTTTCTTTTTATCAATGAACAGTTTTGATAGAAAATGGAGAACTTCTATTCTAGTATCAGGATTAATTACTTTTATTGCTGCGGTACATTATTGGTATATGAGGGATTATTGGTCCGGATTTGCAGAATCGCCAACATTCTTTAGATACGTAGACTGGATATTGACAGTGCCATTAATGTGTGTTGAGTTCTTTTTAATCCTTCGAGTGGCCGGGGCAAAAACCTCTTTAATGTGGAGGTTGATAGTTTTATCAGTAATCATGCTGGTAACAGGATATGTTGGTGAAGCAGTCGATAGGGACAATGCATGGTTATGGGGGCTTATTTCAGGAATTGCTTACTTCGTAATAGTCTATGATATTTGGCTGGGCAAAGCCAAAAAACTCGCTATTGAAGCAGGAGGTTCTGTATTGACAGCCCACAAAACATTGTGTTGGTTTGTACTGGTTGGATGGGCAATATATCCAGTGGGTTATATGGCCGGCACTCCTGGTTGGTACGACGGAATCTTTGGAGGTCTGGATTTAAATGTAGTTTACAATATAGGTGATGCAATCAACAAGATTGGATTTGGGCTTGTAATCTATGGTCTTGCAGTTTCTCAAAGCGAGAAAACATTGGAGGTATAA